The following coding sequences are from one Myxococcales bacterium window:
- a CDS encoding TonB-dependent receptor translates to MTFPHLLHLLLTSLALSVAPDGGSGPPADGGADAGANTEPQPPRGGLAVLVFRQVTGERRVVMEDVQVDVLAQTGRTNMDGAVRLEVPAGAYPLRFSFGSDTFSPGNPDAPVRSLETLPVKVVDGETTEVIATFSSDGHLVNLLVEVPNADAMAAARPVSLEGPKGTIEGVVRADQTGAFVQDAYIFVRGAALEVKTDAQGRFRLSLPQGQWFLSVVHPRYATDAARPVSVEAEATTSLEVRLLSSEVELDDFVVSTPRLQGGVVAVTHERRETTEVADVLGAEAMKKAGDSDAAGALKRVAGLTVVGGKYVYVRGLGERYSSVLLDGSFLPSPDPSRRVIPLDLFPIDILESVVVQKTYSPDLPGDFSGGLVLLRTRGVPEAFFFNASLTLGGNSQSTFREGLGYQGGSLDRLGIDDGTRAWPRLVQEATNGGQDDIGRVSPDELRDAVWRSFPNVWDARPFTMGPDYGVDVSVGSRLAARGSTVIGYRLYAGYDTNTRFRNELRKTFSLQPGGLQVLDTTDLSWTAKNVSLTSMGALSAEFGRNHKIGAFAMITRRTQDSVLFREVDNVGEQRIERWTMLEWLEREMASAQLRGEHKVGGEKGLGVDWAVAYSRAAQALPDRRETKYARLERAQNDPFALSFGTATGGRPAVRSYEEFTEDAFSYGLNLVAPLRLGSQVEGRAKLGASRSEAKREVRINRYNYVITNFFGLSPDILERTSNPSVEANLVPGALGRGRWEIVDGGLNVDNYDGFYDVTGLYLAGELDLGKRVKAQGGVRYEDASIETQTFGLRATDQRAVSRLSDTPILPALTLTWLTSDKTQVRAAYSQTVNRPQLKELSENIFVNPETRFEERGNPNLEVARIRNVDARFEYYPSVTETASVAVFYKDFDNPIEQVILGGGADSGGVRTFANVPAASNFGLELEGRHDLERWADWMEGLTAVANVSVIRSEVNLGEAIGTNTSQNRPLQGQSPWVVNAQLEYDDGEDWLSAALSFNVFGARISDVGNKGLPDIYEKPAPLLDFTSRLNFGSRGALKLSLRNLMNPTFRFEQGEGVQRAYKLGVSGSLTYALSY, encoded by the coding sequence GTGACTTTTCCACATCTTCTACACCTGCTCCTCACGTCATTGGCCCTGTCCGTTGCGCCCGACGGAGGCTCCGGGCCGCCCGCGGACGGGGGGGCGGACGCCGGCGCGAACACTGAGCCCCAGCCCCCGAGGGGCGGTCTTGCCGTGCTCGTGTTTCGACAAGTCACGGGCGAGCGGAGGGTGGTCATGGAGGACGTGCAGGTCGACGTGCTCGCGCAGACCGGGCGAACCAACATGGATGGCGCCGTGCGCTTGGAGGTCCCCGCGGGGGCTTACCCTCTGCGCTTCAGCTTTGGTTCCGACACGTTCTCCCCCGGGAACCCAGACGCGCCTGTGCGAAGCCTCGAGACGCTGCCGGTGAAGGTCGTAGACGGCGAGACCACCGAGGTGATTGCCACCTTCAGCTCAGACGGCCACCTCGTCAATCTTCTGGTCGAAGTGCCAAACGCCGACGCTATGGCCGCGGCGCGGCCTGTCTCGCTCGAGGGACCCAAAGGCACCATCGAGGGGGTGGTGCGCGCGGATCAGACGGGCGCATTCGTACAAGATGCGTACATCTTCGTGCGCGGCGCTGCGCTCGAGGTCAAGACGGACGCCCAGGGACGCTTTCGCCTGAGTTTACCGCAGGGCCAGTGGTTCCTGTCTGTCGTTCACCCCCGCTACGCCACGGACGCCGCGCGCCCCGTGAGCGTCGAAGCCGAAGCGACCACCAGCCTCGAGGTCAGGTTGCTGTCTTCGGAGGTGGAGCTGGACGATTTCGTGGTGTCGACACCGCGGCTGCAAGGCGGCGTGGTGGCGGTCACGCACGAGCGGCGGGAGACCACCGAAGTGGCCGACGTGCTGGGCGCCGAGGCGATGAAGAAGGCGGGCGATAGCGACGCAGCGGGAGCCCTCAAGCGCGTGGCGGGGCTGACCGTGGTGGGCGGTAAATACGTCTACGTGCGGGGTCTCGGAGAGCGCTACTCGTCCGTGCTCTTGGACGGCAGCTTTTTGCCCAGTCCGGACCCCTCCCGCCGGGTGATCCCGCTCGATCTGTTTCCGATCGACATTCTCGAAAGCGTGGTCGTGCAAAAGACCTACTCGCCCGATCTGCCGGGGGATTTTTCGGGAGGGCTCGTGCTGCTGCGTACCCGGGGCGTGCCCGAGGCGTTTTTCTTCAACGCCTCGTTGACCCTCGGTGGAAACTCACAATCCACCTTTAGGGAAGGCCTTGGCTATCAAGGCGGGTCGCTCGATCGTTTGGGCATCGACGACGGCACGCGCGCGTGGCCACGGCTCGTGCAGGAGGCGACCAACGGCGGGCAGGACGACATCGGCCGTGTGAGCCCCGACGAGCTGAGGGACGCCGTGTGGCGGTCCTTTCCAAACGTGTGGGACGCGCGTCCCTTCACCATGGGGCCGGACTACGGCGTGGACGTCTCAGTGGGCAGCCGGCTTGCCGCCCGCGGCAGCACTGTCATCGGCTACAGGCTCTACGCGGGCTACGACACGAACACGCGCTTTAGGAACGAGCTCCGCAAGACCTTCTCCCTTCAACCGGGAGGTCTGCAGGTTCTGGACACGACGGATCTGTCGTGGACGGCGAAGAACGTGTCCCTGACGTCCATGGGCGCCTTGTCTGCCGAGTTCGGTCGTAACCACAAGATCGGCGCCTTTGCGATGATCACGCGCAGAACGCAGGACAGCGTGCTCTTCCGTGAGGTCGACAACGTGGGCGAGCAGCGCATTGAACGCTGGACGATGCTGGAGTGGCTCGAGCGCGAGATGGCCAGCGCGCAGCTTCGGGGTGAACACAAGGTGGGGGGCGAAAAGGGGCTCGGTGTGGATTGGGCGGTCGCCTACTCGCGGGCCGCGCAGGCATTGCCCGATCGGCGCGAGACGAAGTACGCCCGGCTCGAGCGCGCGCAGAACGATCCCTTTGCGCTTTCGTTCGGAACCGCCACGGGCGGGCGCCCCGCGGTGCGCAGCTACGAAGAGTTCACGGAAGACGCCTTTAGCTACGGGCTCAACCTCGTGGCGCCGCTGCGCCTGGGCTCGCAGGTCGAGGGACGGGCGAAGCTCGGGGCCTCGCGGAGCGAAGCCAAACGCGAGGTACGGATCAACCGTTACAACTACGTCATCACCAACTTTTTCGGTCTTTCACCGGACATTCTGGAGCGCACGAGCAATCCCTCGGTCGAAGCAAACCTCGTTCCCGGCGCGCTCGGACGGGGCCGCTGGGAGATCGTGGACGGGGGCCTCAACGTTGACAACTACGACGGCTTTTACGACGTGACCGGCCTTTACCTGGCGGGTGAGCTCGATCTGGGAAAGCGAGTGAAGGCGCAGGGCGGCGTGCGCTACGAGGACGCGTCGATCGAAACACAAACCTTCGGTCTCAGGGCCACTGACCAGCGAGCCGTCTCCCGGTTGTCCGATACCCCCATCCTTCCCGCCCTGACCCTCACCTGGCTCACTTCGGACAAAACGCAAGTGCGCGCGGCCTACAGCCAAACGGTGAACCGTCCGCAGCTCAAGGAGCTGTCCGAGAACATCTTCGTCAATCCGGAAACCAGGTTCGAGGAGCGCGGCAATCCGAACCTCGAGGTCGCGCGCATTCGCAACGTGGACGCCCGCTTCGAGTACTATCCTTCGGTCACGGAGACGGCGTCCGTTGCCGTGTTCTACAAAGACTTCGACAACCCCATCGAGCAGGTGATCTTGGGGGGAGGGGCAGACAGCGGCGGGGTGCGCACCTTCGCGAACGTGCCCGCCGCGTCCAACTTTGGCCTCGAGCTCGAAGGTCGGCACGACCTCGAACGATGGGCCGATTGGATGGAGGGCCTGACGGCCGTCGCCAACGTGTCCGTGATCCGGTCCGAGGTGAACCTGGGCGAAGCCATCGGCACGAACACGAGCCAAAATCGACCTTTGCAGGGCCAATCGCCGTGGGTCGTGAACGCCCAGCTCGAGTACGACGATGGCGAAGACTGGCTCTCGGCGGCGCTGTCGTTCAACGTCTTCGGCGCCCGGATCAGCGACGTGGGCAACAAAGGCCTGCCCG